CAACAACGGAATGGTTAGTTGTACGGATAGActataataaagaaaatattgcATACTTTGATAAATTGCATGAGTACAGGCGGGCTGTGTCTACTAGCCAGCTCCTTGGTTTGTGGTTCATTGGCTAGCCAGCGAGCTAACCATCTAAAAGTAACGTAACGGGAACACTTTACGGGAACGTTCCTGTATTTCTTGCACGGCTTGCTAATTGGCTGTATTTTGTTGGAACGATATTAGAAACATAACTATTGAATGcttttttcatacgtcagctagaactgtttttattacaatttgATACAATTGTCATCTATGCGATATAGCTGCCAATATGGAGAGAGGGACTCCACCACACTGACCGTAAGTGTGCTTATCTCTAGATGGCCAGCCAGCTATGAATGAACTCGCACGTTATCCATTTTCGGATACAGGACGTTTTAACTCGCAGAGAGGGGTTCGTTTTGGTTTACTATGCTGTTGGTTAGTTACCCGTCTTTATTGTTGGTCAGCTATCTGTCTGTACACATTCAGAAGTGTACGTACTGTATATGACAGCTAACGTTACCAAGCGAAACCATTCGCAGTGTTCAGATGTGCAACAGAGCTTGCTACTTGATCACCTCTTTCATTATTGTATGCCAGTCTAATATGTCATTCGATTTTAGTTTTGTTGCATACAACGCCTTAAGTTTCAACTCGATAGCTTGATATTTGTTTAAGGTTAGATAAcagtagctaatgttagctgtaTGTACTGGTAGACCGGTATAGTCTTCCACCCGAGTAGCTGTAATGTAAGGTCTCTCTTCGCTACCAGCATGCTGTGTTTCGTGCTTCCTTTGCTGAATGCAAAAACGTGTTTCATTATTGGCGTACATTGCAAGCGATCTAAATTCAGATTCAGTTTGTTGAAATTGTACATTGCGTAGCCAGTTACATTTCACCCTATACGTAGTTGCTACAGTGTGACTGTTAAGATAACGTTGCGGTTTTGCAAACGTTAGCTAGTCAGGTGGTAATATAACtttatactgtacaataaacgATCTAATGGCACAGATAAAGTGGCTGAAGGGCAGACCagctaaagtttttttttttccgcctgATGGAAGAAACCGCAGTTTGACAGTGTATTGAACACgggttgtgtgtgtcagtggcgTGGCGCTTACCAACACTAATTCCTGTGAGGATGTTCAattctgcattttcatttcatttcaatttagaCAAATTAGAAGTTCGTTTCAGTGCATAAGGAACATTACAATTTCACATCAATGTTAAGTTTGTCGTTCAAGAGGGGAATGTATTACATTTCTGCCATTAAGTTGGGGGTCAATGTATAATGTGGCAAGAGGCTGTAAAGAGGATATAATCTCAGGTGAACCATCCCGATCCCTCAGAACACATGTTTGTTCTTGCAAAGAATTGTAGGAATTCTTCTGCTGTGGTCTTGGCCTTTGTGGTTGTCGTAGTTTTGAACGTCTGTAGATTAGATCGTACTGTCCTAATAAATCTTATCCACACAAAGCTCTCAGAGCAGCTGAATACGCCATCTAATTGGGGATTATCGatgctcctgtttttttctttgatgttGAGGGAGTCTGATGAAGCAAATCCTCCCCACGAGTCTATTGTTGGGTGTGCTAATATGCATGCAGTCGGCTTTGCTTGGTTTGGTTCATTCTCCACAGGAGTTGCTGCGGCGCGCCGCTGTCAGTTACTCCGACTGGACATGTAGAAGCAGTGTGCTCGTGCGGAGAAGCGCTCTCTCCTTCCACTCCGCTGGAGTTTTGGGGTCAGCGGCGCTGCTCCTTGGAGCAGTGCCACGGGATCTTTTTAGTGCGCCGGGGCGAGGAGAGCGGTTAATGCCAGTACGCGGCACTGGAATGCGCGTGTTTGTTCGAGCAGTGAATCTGAGGATGGCTGGAGTTTAAGGTTTGGATGGATAGCCTGATGAGATCCAGTCAGGAGCCAGAAAAGGCAAGAAAAACCCCCTCGAATGTTGTGCTGGCTGAGAATTTGAGTCTGTTCTATCGCAGCAGTGCGCACTGCTcaattgctgctgctgcagccactTGTGGGCCTCTAGCAGTCCCGGGGCTAACACTACCTGCTGGAGGTGCGATGTAGAAAAAGCAGCATCTCCAGAGATGGTCTCAGAGGGCCGGTGTGAAAGTGACAATGCCATGCTGATTAACAGCAGCTTGAATGGCGTTTtagcacccaccccccccccggttgTGGGCGAGTCCTGCCCATGAAAGGGTCACATGCTCCAGTGTGGGGCACATTCCAGCCCATGGAGTGTCGGGCCATTTTGGGATCCGCCCCCGAGCGGGGCTGTGAGAAACGCCCTGCTGGGCGCCTGCCAGAGGAATGCTGTTACCGCGTGAGGAGCCGCGCCCGGGCCGCCGCGGAGACACCCTCGCCCGTCGCTGGGCCGCCGGGAGGACCCGGCGCGAGGAGCAGGCCTCTGCACGAGGAGCGGGACCGCTGCGGTCTCTTCCTGCGGCCGAAGTGGGTCAGGGGAGCATGTGACTCACCCCTGGGTGTGGAAGCGCTCTCAGGGACTGTAACAGGACCGTGGTGCTGACAGCCTGGATTGCCCAGCGTGGTGAAATGCACCGCGCGATCCATCACGTAGAGTGTTTGTTGAAATGGCGAAGTGGAAGTTATTCCCCAGATATCCAATACAGCCCCAATCCTTTAGCGGGAGACCTCAACATCACTCCCACCCCTGGTCTCAGGCTTCACATAAACCCTCCACTCTCAGGAGACTGCTGAGCATTTCATAGCGGATAGGACTAATTCAATTTTTGGTCTGGAGATGCTGCCAAAAAAAGCTGTGGTATATCCGGTGGAAGACTGTGCCTCGTTGGCCATGGTTTACGAACTACTGGACCAGCAGCAGTTCTTCTACAAGGAACTGTTAGAGCAGCAAGAGAGAAACTACAAGTCCTTCTTGCAGATGTTGGTGGACTCGACCAACAGCAGGATAGACAACATGGTGAAGGAGGTCCAGGACCTGAAGAGCAGCCTGCAGTTCACGCAGTCCGACCTGAACGCCGTGAAGCGGCAGGGGGCTCAGAACGCGCAGAGGACCAGGTTCCTGTCCCAGGGGCTGGTGTCGGTCAGAGGGGCGCTAGATGCCCTCGCCTCCAAAGCCGAAACCACCAAGCCCAGCAGGGGTTGTGTTTTGATTGACGGATTACCGGAGGCCAAGAGGGCTGATACTCGGCAGAAAACGGAGCCAAAGGCTAAGAAGGTGGTGGCTGATCTGGCTGATCTGACCGATCTTCACCTGGATGAGATCAAGGTTATGCAGCTGAAGGCTTTAAGGCACTATCTGCTGTTCTGTGGAGAGGAAATGCTTTGCTAAATTTATcctccattttatttacttttcagttTATCTGTGCACATGGTAAGACATGTGGTCCAGGCTGATCTTTAGTACtgaacagtgcagtgtgttctcACTGTTCTCCATGGTCATTGCTGATGCCACTGGTGCAGTGTTACACCAAGGGGATACTGCAATTAGGTCATTTCCTCTTTCCTGTTTGGAGTCTAATCTGAGGATGTAGTTATGACAGGCGGGCTATGAGCAGGATGAGCACGGGGGCTTTTTATTCTCTTTGATTTTCAAACCTCGTTCAGGGCTTTATTCCTTGATTATGAATATGAGCATTTCCTCAGTGGATTCGTGCTGTTGAGTGGCTTTCCAGCAAATAAATATGCGTGGCAGCAAGCACGATGGCGAGAAAGCAAGCGGCATGCATTTCAAACAGTTGAACATTGATTGGAATTTACATAGCCCACGGTGCCTTCAGTGCAAACCACAGGCACGGTTCAGACAAAAAcgatttctcatttatttcagggTCAGGAATTTTTATCCCTTATAATTAGAACGGCGTAGTCACTGTGGGTGAGCTCTGAACAAACAAGGCCTTTTTTCGACGTTCGTCTATAATGCTGGCCATTGAGGAGaatggaggaaaacaaaattCTTGACCAATTTCATCAGGCTACCAAAAGACTCCTGAGGAATGGGAAACATTTCTCAAACAagctttctttttgtgttctctAGGCTGACCAGCTAACAGAAGAGCAAATTGCTGGTAAGCCCATTTGCATTGTGGatttctgtgagtgagtgttcgTGAGAGTGACTGTGCATTGTTAATAAGGCCGTGTGTTGAAAGCACAGCACTGATCTTACTGCAGGAAATGTACACCTCAGTTAATTAGATTGGGGAAATCAATGACGTGTTCCAACCCGCCctcatgaaattaatttgatgaGACAGAAATTCTTGAAAGCTGTAAGTTAAAGAGTCAGAATATTCTTGAAGCATAATTAAATGTAACCATGAGACTTAATTTTCAGGCCTGAcctgtttttcttctcccttATCACACAATTATATTGATGTAGCTTACATCCGTTGGCTATGCGTACTTAAAACTTATTGTTAAGTGGGTTACATTTGGGTGCCAGAGAGCATCAGATTTTTTTCCATAAGAATTTGGTAGAggaatgtttttctcccccgtTACTCGAACGGCAGTGACGGTGTGTTTTCTTGTCTTCGCTCCCTTCCAGAGTTCAAGGAGGCCTTCTCCTTATTCGACAAGGACGGCGATGGCACCATCACCACGAAAGAGCTGGGCACGGTGATGAGGTCACTGGGCCAGAACCCCACCGAGGCCGAGCTGCAGGACATGATCAACGAGGTGGACGCAGACGGTGAGTGGAAGTCCTGGAGGCGGGGCCACGCATGGGGGGCCTCCCCCAGCCCACGGGGGTGTGGGCGGGCCTGCGAGTGGAGCTTCCATGGCAACAGCCCCCCTATGGGACAATGGATTTAAATGCTGTTTGACCGTTGTGCTAAATTTGAAAAACAGTCACATGTGCTTTGTTTCACTTGGTAATGATGGGGAAATTCTCCCGGTCCTCTGCAGTTTAAGGTTTTCTGGGCAGTGTTAAGTTTAATGCCAACGCAGATTGCTGTTTATTGGCTGCCTTGACCATCGTCTGTATTTAATCATAAATTGGAAGAAAGATCTAGAACAGCTATGCTCGTAATTGGAATTGCGTATTTATATTAATCCACAGGTCTTATGTTGCTTTGCTTTGGCTTTATACAGTTGGGATTGAGTCCTTCTCTTTTGGGAATATCCCGTGATTTGGTTTTACTGAAATTACTTTACCTGCAAAAGGGATTAACCTAAagttattcatttaattcatttgcTGATGCCCATGTGCAGGCAGATTAAGAGACTATTATTAGATATAAATTCTGGTATAAAATGCCAAGTCTAAAATAAAAGGCCAAACACTGCTAACTGCTAACAGTAACACATTCCCcagtttcaaaatgtaaattgtaTTCCATCTAGATAAGGTCATACAGAGCAAATCAGTGGCCTGGAAACTGAAGAATGTAATTTTGTCTCTATATATGTTTTGGTCAGTTGGTTTAATTGGGAATTGATCTGTATTGATTATTAAGTCAATGACGGAAGCTTCTGGTGGCACTGGCATTTTTTCTGCCATTCCTCATACTGAGTATAGACTGtaataaatctattttaataacgGCGTGTAATGAGGATTCATAAAAGATGTTATATAATCAGGTTTATGCTCTCTGAACATTCTGTACCCGGAAAGAAATTGTCTTTTCAATGTGATAATTTGCTATATACAGACACTTCATAAAGAAAATCATACCTAGCTCTTTCTAATCTTCATATGCCCTGACCCATCGTATCTCCACCTCCCCCTTCCcagaaagtgtgtgtctgtgtgcgtgtgtgtgtctttgttagGGATGCAGTAGTTcatctaaaaataatttgttcggtTTGCCGCCCACAGTTCAGTTATCTTGCTTCAAAAATGCTCTTATGTCTAGCTGTGTTTTTCGAAATAGGCACTCGCAACTTcgtgctttttcatttttattttctaatttgtCATGTAAAGGCTATATTGCCCTTTTCTATTTGATATCATACAACATTGAAAAGAAGGAATGCAAAGATCAGTTAACTCGCGCTGCTTTCAGTTAAATGAAAAGACCAGTGGAACTGTATGTGCTGGTGAAGTTGTGGCGAGTGCATTTTATAGCTGAAACACCAGTCAGTTGGTCAGCTTACACAACGCACAGTTACCGTGCGGATTCAGGCagaatgtaaattttttttctgaaggccTTAACCTAGGATGTgggtgttgttttctgtttgaatttaaCAAAGTGGCGCTTTTCCTATTGAAAGCAAACGAGAGAACCTGTTTGCTCTCCAGCTTTTGATATTGATTTGATTACAATTTGACAACaatttttataacattttgtcAGCTTAATGAAAATGAGGCACTTTTTTTCTGGATTGCCAAAAATGTTCAGATCCCTTGAGCTGAGAATCAGACATTAATCAGGGATTCTGATCCCTTTGAACCCTGTTTGACTATTTAAATCAGGGGTGCACACCTAAAGTCCTGAAGGGCTGGTCTacctttttgttttaacccattaccttagttttagttttctgacaccTCTATAAACTACGCTGATTCACTTTTGTACTTGAGCAGAGTGAAATCTTTAGGATACATTGATACTTTGGGATACTCATGAAATGATTAAGAGCTGAAGTTGGCACAGagtcctgaaacggatcagcgcttgttgtgcacccctcaTTTAAACTTGGGGCATGTTCATTTGTGTCCACAAGCAATGCAAAGGCACAGAGGCCTTGTCTGcataatgcattaaaatggggcctatgtaaataaatgttttatatacaAGACTACATTACCATACTACATTTCCTTGCCGCACCCTTTAACCTGGAAGGTGTCAAACAGAGCAGTTTCATACATTAATGGATGGAGTGCTTGGCTGACGATGGAGGACTACCATGGCAGTTTTTATGACCTTAATGACCAAGTGCAGCTTTGATTGGGGTGTTGGCGAGCTGAATATTTCTCTGCTTCTTTCAGGCAATGGAACCATtgatttcccagaattcctgaCCATGATGGCCAGGAAAATGAAGGACACAGACAGCGAGGAGGAGATCCGTGAAGCATTCCGGGTATTCGACAAGGTGAGTAGTGTTGGTGGGTGGGGAGTTCTTGAGCCTGTAGAACCGTTTGATTTGAGCCTTGATTTAACCCATATAATGGCCCTAAATGGGTCTCCATAATGTTTACTATGAGCACTGTTAAAACTTGGTGCGTGTACCCTAAAATCAAactttgatgatgtcattgtgtaTCTGGAGCTAAAGAGCTATCATAATTGTCTCTGTGAACACCTTAATTCTGAATTGCTACCCAAATCCTGGCCAGGGTTGGGTTTTACAGGCCTACAGGAGAGCCTGCAAACAGCCTGTGAATAATCACGGTTTTCTAGATGGAATATGCCAGCACCCAGGAGCTGTTTTCATTCCGCACTTTCCTGTTGAACCCTGGAAAACAGGGCAACCAAGTAGTTTGTGTATTGCAAACTCTAGAACATAAAATCTGATTAAGTCTAGTGAGATCATGCATGTTCACTCAATACATCTGTAGAACATTTGTACAATAAACAAGTACAAAATTTTGAAATACATGGACAGCTTGGTGTAAACAGTAGGGTTTCTGTGTATCACATTGGCCAGTGCATTCTATAGATCTGTCTGTTCCCAATTTTATAAAATACTTAGACAAGATTCCCATGGAAATTATCCAAAAGCCCTGGCACACAACTGCAACCCAATCAACAATAAGAACAGGCTTTCAGTGTGAGTCACTCCTAGCCAGcagatgtgtgtgcatttaatgTGCTTGGCTACATGCATGTGATTTTCaggaactgaactgtgttgCAGCCTTTAGCTGGGCAGGTCCCTTTAATAAGATTAATTTAATATGATCCTGAGGTCAGTAAGTGAAGACCGCGTGCAGGCAGAGCAGAGTAATGCCATTAACAAAGAGcatcagtgctgtgctgtgaccTGGACTGCGTGTGCCTCATAGAAAGCTATGTTTTTCCTTTGCAGTATGCTGGTGGATTAGCAGTAGAGTTTAGCTGGCTTTTTCATTGCTTAATCTGTTGTTAAATGTCCATTGCCCAACCGAAGGATTGGCTTGTGTCGAGTTGTAGCGCGCTAAACGCTACCTCGCTCTCACGCTGCGTTTCAGGACGGGAACGGCTACATCAGCGCAGCCGAGCTACGCCACGTCATGACAAACTTAGGCGAGAAACTAACAGACGAAGAGGTAGACGAAATGATCAGAGAAGCAGACATCGACGGCGACGGGCAGGTTAATTACGAAGGTAAGCGGAAACTCGGCGAACCGAGCGATCGCTAGCCGTGGCTAACGTAGGCTGCGCTTCCAGGGAGGCGGCGAGGCGAGAACTCACTGAATCACTGCCATGCTACACTACGTCTTTAACCCTCCCACATCCCACTACCACCTCCTTATGTAATTGGCCCCTGTCATTCTATATTAGGCTATTGCTAAGCTAGTTGGTGACATTCAGAACTGTACTTTTTA
This window of the Anguilla anguilla isolate fAngAng1 chromosome 1, fAngAng1.pri, whole genome shotgun sequence genome carries:
- the calm1a gene encoding calmodulin-1a, whose amino-acid sequence is MADQLTEEQIAEFKEAFSLFDKDGDGTITTKELGTVMRSLGQNPTEAELQDMINEVDADGNGTIDFPEFLTMMARKMKDTDSEEEIREAFRVFDKDGNGYISAAELRHVMTNLGEKLTDEEVDEMIREADIDGDGQVNYEEFVQMMTAK